The following coding sequences lie in one Benincasa hispida cultivar B227 chromosome 6, ASM972705v1, whole genome shotgun sequence genomic window:
- the LOC120079436 gene encoding uncharacterized protein LOC120079436 — MASKLHQLQSKACQASQFAFKHGSSYYKQLVEQNKQYIQEPATVEKCSLLSKQLFYTRLASIPGRYESFWKELDCVKNLWKNRQELKVEDAGIAALFGLECFAWFCAGEIVGRGFTFTGYYV; from the exons ATGGCGTCCAAGTTGCATCAGTTGCAATCCAAGGCCTGTCAAGCTTCCCAATTTGCTTTCAAACACGGGTCTTCCTATTACAAGCAGTTAGTGGAGCAGAACAAGCAGTACATCCAAGAACCAGCTACTGTGGAAAAATGCAGCTTGCTTTCAAAGCAATTGTTTTATACTCGGCTTGCGAG CATCCCAGGTCGTTACGAATCATTCTGGAAAGAACTTGATTGTGTGAAAAACTTGTGGAAGAACAGACAGGAGCTGAAAGTTGAAGATGCCGGCATTGCTGCCTTGTTCGGGCTGGAGTGCTTTGCATGGTTTTGTGCCGGTGAGATCGTAGGAAGGGGCTTTACATTCACAGGTTATTATGTCTGA